From a region of the Salinispira pacifica genome:
- a CDS encoding MBL fold metallo-hydrolase — translation MMITTLMENLVYQKRLTAEHGLALHVEVDGQQILFDTGQTEGLIQNAGELGIDPGNIDHCIISHGHYDHTGGLGEVMSMNPRMKLWIHPQASLPRYNRHGEYIGMASPELTKASSRTEGVTRISETVYILPAASITYPEDLNMEGFTMDIDGKRVPDKFSDEQSLVLVRNGRLQILSGCSHRGITNIIQSAVDHFHLPVDLVVGGFHLRHSQDLDAIARILNGFKIRRIGVSHCTGVRQYTQLQTLVNAEVFYNHTGSIITI, via the coding sequence ATGATGATAACCACTCTTATGGAAAACCTGGTATATCAGAAACGGTTAACCGCAGAGCATGGACTGGCTCTGCATGTTGAGGTGGACGGACAGCAGATTCTTTTTGACACCGGTCAGACTGAAGGGCTGATTCAAAATGCCGGGGAGCTGGGAATCGATCCCGGAAACATTGATCACTGTATTATCAGCCACGGACACTATGACCATACCGGAGGGCTCGGTGAGGTTATGTCCATGAATCCCCGAATGAAGCTCTGGATCCATCCCCAGGCCTCCCTTCCCCGCTATAACCGCCATGGAGAATATATCGGCATGGCCTCACCGGAGCTGACCAAAGCCTCCTCCCGAACTGAAGGCGTTACCCGAATAAGTGAAACCGTCTACATTCTTCCTGCGGCATCAATCACCTACCCCGAAGATCTGAACATGGAGGGGTTCACCATGGATATAGATGGAAAGAGGGTTCCGGATAAGTTTTCAGACGAGCAGAGCCTGGTTTTAGTGCGAAACGGCAGGCTGCAAATCCTCAGCGGCTGTTCCCATCGGGGTATCACCAATATTATTCAGTCCGCCGTTGATCATTTTCACCTGCCGGTTGATCTGGTAGTAGGAGGCTTCCACCTTCGTCACAGCCAGGATCTGGATGCTATAGCCCGGATCCTTAACGGGTTCAAAATCCGGCGGATCGGCGTCTCTCACTGCACCGGTGTACGCCAGTATACCCAGCTGCAAACTCTGGTAAATGCAGAAGTTTTCTACAACCATACCGGTTCAATTATCACCATATAA
- a CDS encoding sodium:calcium antiporter, with translation MLIFQTANWTLLESSLVFGGCALVITFAGTRITRVVDQLADRTGIGEAAAGAILLGASTSLSGVVLSVTAAWNGHAELAVSNALGGIAVQTFFLAIADIVYRRANLEHAAASAPNMLQNGLLITLLAWILLAPNLPDATIWGIHPVTPILFAFYIFGIHLIRGVKAAPMWHPSVTRDTRQDQPDPESRIPSLLRLWSEFIVLMAVLGAAGLTLEPAATSIIAQTGLSQTVVGVLLTAVSTSIPELVTSIAAVRRGALTLAVSGIIGGNAFDTLFTAVSDIAYREGSIYHAITSEVEFWVSLTLLMCGILMIGLVRRERYGLGRIGFESSAILVLYIAGVVMLLIS, from the coding sequence ATGCTGATATTTCAAACCGCGAACTGGACATTACTGGAAAGCAGCCTGGTATTCGGCGGATGTGCACTGGTAATCACTTTCGCCGGCACACGGATAACCCGGGTGGTGGATCAGCTTGCCGACCGAACCGGAATCGGCGAGGCGGCTGCCGGAGCCATTCTTCTGGGTGCTTCAACATCCTTAAGCGGTGTCGTATTGTCGGTGACTGCGGCCTGGAACGGACATGCCGAACTGGCGGTGAGCAACGCACTTGGCGGAATCGCCGTGCAGACGTTCTTCCTTGCAATTGCAGATATTGTCTATCGCCGGGCGAACCTGGAACATGCCGCGGCATCCGCTCCCAACATGCTCCAGAACGGTCTGTTGATCACCCTTCTCGCCTGGATACTGCTTGCACCCAATCTGCCGGATGCAACGATCTGGGGGATCCACCCCGTAACCCCGATTCTGTTCGCCTTTTACATCTTCGGAATTCACCTGATCCGAGGGGTGAAAGCAGCCCCCATGTGGCATCCGTCAGTAACCCGGGATACCCGCCAGGACCAACCCGACCCTGAGAGCCGCATACCCTCCCTTCTCCGCCTGTGGAGCGAATTTATTGTACTCATGGCCGTCCTGGGAGCTGCCGGGTTAACCCTTGAGCCCGCCGCAACCAGCATTATTGCGCAAACCGGTCTCTCCCAGACAGTGGTAGGCGTACTGCTCACCGCAGTGAGCACCTCAATTCCTGAGCTGGTAACATCCATCGCCGCCGTACGCAGGGGCGCTCTGACTCTTGCGGTGAGCGGTATCATCGGGGGCAATGCCTTCGACACCCTGTTCACCGCCGTCTCGGATATCGCCTACCGTGAAGGCTCGATCTATCACGCCATCACTTCCGAGGTGGAATTCTGGGTCTCCTTAACCCTGCTGATGTGCGGCATACTGATGATCGGACTGGTTCGACGGGAACGTTACGGCCTTGGGCGCATCGGCTTCGAGAGTTCTGCGATTCTGGTTCTGTACATCGCAGGCGTGGTGATGCTGCTGATCTCATAA
- a CDS encoding serine hydrolase domain-containing protein, with translation MPLISILFLLFLAVLILIILAKAPVSAAKAGTQIHKLVEKLIKRKQPPSALLYINRRDANFSLSYSRNDSGIETSGVDEVKQQPFHIASVGKLFTSTVIFSLIEQKKCSLDTKIFTILPAPWLKDLFVCNNTDFSEMVTIEHLLSHTSGVADYFSDPQHDEDSLQATLLKNPDNAYTPLDLLDISRLNQSAHFRPGQGFHYSDTGYILLGLIIEKLAGKEFHVILDEWIFTPLGMEHSYLATRGPHPDNTQLPAPILVGGLDLRNTPALSADWSGGGIISTAGDLELFVRALFSGSLISKASLNQMMQEKNTFVRGIKYGTGMMKIKFGDFFPLLRFMNHMYGHMGILGTQLFFDHRDDTVYISNFSSDKFAEHSVRLLIPAVSLISRIRKDKRE, from the coding sequence ATGCCACTCATCAGTATTTTATTCCTGCTATTTCTTGCAGTGCTGATACTCATCATCCTGGCTAAAGCACCTGTCTCTGCTGCCAAGGCCGGGACTCAGATCCACAAGTTGGTTGAAAAACTCATAAAACGTAAGCAGCCACCGTCAGCCCTTCTGTATATCAACCGCCGGGACGCCAACTTTTCCTTATCCTATTCCAGAAACGATTCTGGAATTGAAACTTCAGGTGTAGATGAGGTGAAACAGCAGCCCTTTCACATTGCATCAGTCGGAAAATTATTCACCAGCACTGTCATATTCAGTCTCATAGAGCAGAAAAAATGCTCGCTGGATACAAAAATATTCACCATACTCCCGGCCCCCTGGCTGAAAGATTTATTTGTCTGCAACAACACCGATTTCTCGGAGATGGTCACCATTGAGCATTTACTGAGCCATACTAGCGGTGTTGCCGACTATTTCTCTGATCCCCAACACGATGAAGACAGCCTCCAGGCTACGCTTCTCAAAAACCCGGATAATGCATATACCCCTCTGGATCTGCTGGATATCAGCCGATTGAACCAAAGCGCCCACTTCAGACCGGGTCAGGGTTTTCACTATTCGGATACCGGATATATTTTGCTGGGACTGATCATTGAGAAACTTGCGGGAAAAGAATTTCATGTAATTCTGGATGAATGGATATTCACTCCTCTCGGAATGGAACACAGTTATCTGGCAACCCGGGGGCCGCATCCGGACAACACACAGCTGCCTGCACCAATTCTGGTTGGAGGGCTGGATTTGAGAAATACTCCTGCCCTCTCTGCGGATTGGAGCGGCGGCGGTATCATATCCACGGCAGGCGACCTTGAGCTTTTTGTTCGGGCACTTTTCTCCGGCTCACTGATTTCAAAAGCATCACTTAACCAAATGATGCAGGAGAAAAACACATTTGTCCGGGGAATCAAATATGGAACCGGCATGATGAAGATCAAGTTTGGTGATTTTTTTCCACTTCTGCGTTTCATGAATCATATGTACGGGCATATGGGCATTCTGGGCACCCAGCTTTTCTTTGATCACCGGGATGATACGGTGTACATAAGCAACTTCAGCAGCGACAAGTTTGCCGAACATAGCGTTCGCCTGCTTATCCCGGCTGTCAGTTTGATATCCAGAATCAGAAAAGATAAAAGAGAATGA
- a CDS encoding AAA family ATPase, whose protein sequence is MKVIYVAGFRQHAGKTMTSLGIISQLKKFIPAEKIGYIKPVGQELVQLMDGRNVDKDATIIQRFALPNIDMSAVSPVRLGSGVTKSFLEQGDQSLVTAGFETDIVTAMEKLSDKTVVIAEGTGHLGVGGIVGLSNSRVSRLIDAEIVYLAGGGLGKTLDMLEVDFTYMRCTGAKVRGVIFNKLLPEKIGQMERLITPEYLTKRFGSPENTISIFGFLPSVDRLGKPSMEQLSQYFSVYEAAGDKDSEFWHVPSAGVSIISQSHENLLPSESIDPGDIVILSSMSRRRLRLILEDNARRPAEKRIAGLVLTSTKPAARLEDSMDMVRQYGVPALYVPDDTHSADEKVYKCIQNTKLQPYDEEKNSQIVDLFEKHFYTEAFLKAWNL, encoded by the coding sequence ATGAAAGTGATTTACGTTGCCGGATTTCGTCAGCATGCAGGAAAAACTATGACCAGCCTGGGGATTATCAGCCAGTTGAAAAAGTTTATTCCCGCAGAGAAAATCGGCTACATTAAGCCCGTCGGCCAGGAATTGGTTCAGCTCATGGACGGCCGCAATGTAGATAAAGATGCCACAATCATTCAGCGCTTTGCATTGCCGAATATTGATATGTCAGCGGTCTCCCCTGTCCGCCTGGGCAGCGGTGTCACAAAGTCATTTCTGGAGCAGGGGGATCAAAGCCTGGTTACTGCAGGATTTGAGACCGATATTGTCACAGCCATGGAGAAACTGTCGGACAAAACTGTGGTAATCGCAGAGGGTACGGGACATTTGGGGGTGGGAGGCATCGTCGGCCTTTCAAATTCCCGGGTAAGTCGGCTCATAGATGCAGAGATTGTGTATCTGGCAGGAGGGGGCCTGGGAAAAACCCTGGATATGCTTGAGGTTGATTTCACCTATATGCGCTGCACCGGTGCAAAGGTGCGGGGCGTGATCTTCAATAAGCTCCTGCCGGAAAAAATCGGTCAAATGGAGCGCCTGATCACTCCGGAATATCTTACAAAACGATTCGGCTCCCCGGAAAACACCATATCAATTTTCGGCTTTTTACCCAGTGTCGACCGTCTGGGCAAACCCTCCATGGAACAACTGTCCCAGTATTTTTCCGTGTACGAAGCTGCGGGCGATAAGGACAGCGAGTTCTGGCACGTTCCCAGCGCTGGTGTGTCGATAATCTCCCAATCCCACGAAAACCTGCTGCCCTCAGAATCCATAGATCCCGGAGATATAGTCATCCTTTCCTCCATGTCACGCAGACGTCTGCGGTTGATTCTGGAAGATAATGCCCGACGCCCGGCGGAAAAGCGCATCGCTGGCCTGGTTCTCACATCAACAAAACCTGCCGCCCGGCTGGAAGACAGTATGGACATGGTACGACAATACGGGGTGCCGGCCCTCTATGTCCCCGACGACACCCACTCCGCGGATGAGAAAGTGTACAAATGCATTCAAAATACCAAGCTTCAACCGTATGATGAGGAAAAAAACAGTCAGATTGTCGATCTGTTTGAAAAACACTTTTACACTGAAGCGTTCCTGAAAGCCTGGAACCTGTAA
- a CDS encoding alpha/beta hydrolase family protein yields the protein MADAKKLAWKWLGVALILVLVSAIGASIVQTSGGRVEIKDLRWETASGDLMSALLFIPPNASEDNPAPGIVTSHGWYNNREMQDLNYVEWARRGYVVMSIDMYGHGHSDAVTPAEWYVAGTGMYDAVKLMADFPYVDTDKIGVTGHSNGARAANLSIREDNMAEEPLIDSVLLVANDAMYTTSENEPLYTGIIAPDAREPYTNRYGTRDVGIIAAQFDEFFFRTVQADGTQTLPRDFITTEYAQSFLNFGSDPVEVRESGVFYTNRVNGELALRVIYTPWEIHPWNHFSMKSAAQGIEYWEESFGAPNPIPKSNQIWIFKAMFNFIGLVGWVIFIVAFAKVLLFTPAFASLRKDQEPKTMVLNRNGKLWFWIGSAVVAVIAAVSYLNLGAWTRANRPAFLPQAPTYFIGVWSTVVGVSLIVLLVLSYYLYSRKNGYDPKERGIAIALMPLIKTVALAVTVLASAFALVFAVDYFFKADFRFWVLTVRTFSPDKIGIALRYAPLFLLYYIPMSVATNSFNQFKLGDKEWYNTAVAAGFTGLAPGIMIILQYVTFMSTGDVFFKGISNIYGIWLFPIVVIIPVGAIVSRKLYKLTGNPYLGGIIWGLLVPMIMASNTLTQI from the coding sequence ATGGCTGATGCGAAAAAACTGGCCTGGAAATGGCTGGGAGTCGCTCTGATACTCGTGCTGGTGAGCGCAATCGGAGCTTCCATTGTTCAAACATCCGGTGGAAGGGTGGAGATCAAGGACCTTCGTTGGGAGACTGCTTCCGGCGACTTGATGAGCGCCTTGCTGTTCATTCCGCCCAATGCGAGTGAGGATAACCCCGCGCCCGGAATTGTCACCAGTCACGGATGGTACAACAACCGGGAGATGCAGGACCTTAACTATGTTGAATGGGCGAGGCGCGGATATGTGGTAATGTCCATCGACATGTACGGTCATGGGCATTCCGACGCAGTTACCCCTGCGGAATGGTATGTTGCGGGTACCGGAATGTACGATGCGGTAAAACTCATGGCAGATTTCCCCTATGTTGATACCGACAAAATCGGGGTAACCGGGCATTCCAACGGTGCCAGAGCGGCGAACCTCTCTATCCGGGAAGATAACATGGCCGAAGAACCGCTGATTGATTCGGTACTCCTGGTGGCCAACGATGCAATGTACACCACATCTGAAAACGAGCCCTTGTATACCGGCATTATTGCTCCGGACGCACGGGAGCCCTATACGAACCGCTACGGTACCCGGGATGTTGGCATTATTGCCGCACAGTTTGATGAGTTTTTCTTCCGTACCGTACAGGCCGACGGGACTCAGACCCTTCCCAGGGATTTTATCACCACCGAGTACGCACAGTCGTTTCTGAACTTCGGAAGCGATCCGGTGGAGGTTCGTGAGAGCGGCGTGTTTTATACCAATCGTGTGAACGGAGAGTTGGCTCTGCGGGTAATTTACACCCCCTGGGAGATTCATCCATGGAATCATTTCTCCATGAAATCTGCAGCCCAGGGTATTGAATATTGGGAAGAGTCATTCGGAGCACCCAACCCCATCCCCAAGTCGAACCAGATTTGGATTTTCAAGGCAATGTTCAATTTCATCGGTCTGGTGGGCTGGGTGATCTTCATAGTGGCTTTCGCCAAGGTGCTGCTGTTCACCCCGGCATTTGCATCATTACGAAAGGATCAGGAACCCAAAACCATGGTTCTGAACCGCAACGGGAAGCTGTGGTTCTGGATCGGTTCTGCAGTGGTAGCAGTCATTGCCGCCGTTTCCTACCTGAACCTGGGAGCATGGACCAGGGCCAACCGTCCTGCCTTCCTTCCCCAGGCACCCACCTATTTTATCGGTGTGTGGAGTACCGTGGTAGGTGTTTCACTGATTGTCCTTCTGGTACTGAGTTATTATCTGTACTCGCGGAAGAACGGGTATGACCCCAAAGAACGGGGAATTGCCATTGCTCTCATGCCGCTGATCAAGACAGTTGCCCTGGCAGTGACCGTCCTGGCGTCTGCGTTTGCTCTGGTGTTTGCAGTTGATTATTTTTTCAAGGCGGATTTCCGGTTCTGGGTTCTGACGGTTCGTACGTTCAGCCCGGATAAGATCGGTATTGCGCTGCGCTACGCACCGCTGTTCCTTCTGTACTACATCCCCATGTCGGTTGCCACCAACAGTTTCAACCAGTTCAAGCTGGGAGATAAGGAATGGTACAACACCGCGGTAGCAGCTGGCTTCACGGGTCTGGCTCCCGGGATCATGATTATTCTCCAGTATGTGACGTTTATGTCCACCGGAGATGTGTTTTTCAAGGGCATTTCAAATATCTACGGTATTTGGCTGTTCCCCATTGTGGTAATTATTCCTGTGGGTGCGATTGTTTCCCGGAAGCTGTATAAACTGACGGGGAACCCGTATCTTGGAGGTATTATCTGGGGACTTCTGGTGCCCATGATTATGGCAAGTAATACACTTACCCAGATCTAA
- a CDS encoding PadR family transcriptional regulator yields the protein MSADLRESNRGGIVDFVVLGLIMLGAQTIYDMNAAVKAGISLFYSASYGSIQAAIAKLLREGKIEIADYETEGRRRKRYGILPAGREAFYEWMMSIPSGTKLEVQILSRVYFAGLLPDDDGRKHLGENIRTAINNGLEELLALEKTLDSMDVSGELQEVFRYQRATLRYGIESHTMARSFFERELP from the coding sequence ATGAGTGCAGATTTGCGGGAAAGCAACCGAGGGGGCATTGTGGATTTTGTAGTGTTGGGACTTATCATGCTGGGGGCACAGACAATCTATGACATGAACGCAGCGGTAAAAGCAGGTATATCCCTTTTTTATTCAGCCAGTTACGGCAGCATTCAGGCGGCTATTGCGAAGCTCCTGAGGGAAGGAAAAATTGAAATTGCCGATTATGAAACTGAAGGCAGAAGGCGGAAACGCTATGGTATTCTTCCTGCGGGCAGGGAGGCATTTTATGAGTGGATGATGTCCATTCCTTCCGGTACCAAACTTGAGGTGCAGATTCTTTCCCGGGTCTATTTCGCAGGACTTCTTCCCGATGATGATGGGCGAAAGCATCTGGGCGAGAATATCAGAACTGCCATAAACAACGGACTTGAAGAACTGCTGGCTCTTGAAAAAACCCTTGATTCCATGGATGTATCCGGCGAATTGCAGGAAGTATTCCGGTATCAGCGGGCTACACTCAGATACGGCATTGAGAGTCATACCATGGCCAGGTCCTTTTTTGAACGGGAACTCCCGTAA
- a CDS encoding phosphotransferase, whose product MKSCPDELYHLDEVLRQYARLQLKSADISAELLKKGVPDRRLEAMPLLYTSLLSRHEMLLDSYLGKGAGLTKEQLNHAHRKSSALSSFSGQLASAGIPATLHHDDFHDANILVHLKGIHFIDWGEASIAHPFYSLLIMKRSLSYHLKLDSRDPALMRLTDLYLEMWEDYGSKMQLREAFTIAQKLAVINRCFTRNGILSGLSLQEQGEDFDTVAAWLKEWLTAAA is encoded by the coding sequence ATGAAATCGTGCCCGGATGAGCTGTATCATCTTGATGAAGTTCTCCGACAGTATGCCAGGCTTCAGCTCAAATCTGCAGATATCAGCGCTGAATTATTGAAGAAGGGCGTACCGGACCGGCGGCTGGAAGCCATGCCTCTGTTGTACACCTCCCTTCTCTCCCGGCATGAAATGCTCCTTGACAGTTACCTCGGCAAGGGGGCAGGTCTCACCAAAGAACAGCTGAACCATGCCCACCGGAAAAGTTCAGCTCTGTCATCCTTTTCCGGGCAGCTGGCATCGGCGGGCATTCCGGCTACCCTGCATCATGACGATTTTCATGATGCAAATATTCTTGTACATCTAAAGGGGATTCACTTCATCGACTGGGGAGAAGCATCCATAGCCCATCCCTTTTATTCGTTACTGATAATGAAGCGCAGCCTTTCCTATCATCTGAAGCTGGATTCCCGGGACCCCGCCCTGATGAGACTGACTGACCTGTACCTGGAAATGTGGGAAGACTACGGCAGCAAAATGCAGCTGCGGGAGGCATTTACTATTGCCCAAAAACTGGCAGTAATAAACCGTTGCTTCACCCGGAATGGCATCCTTTCCGGACTGAGCCTGCAGGAACAGGGCGAAGATTTTGACACGGTGGCAGCCTGGCTGAAAGAATGGCTTACTGCAGCAGCTTAG
- a CDS encoding right-handed parallel beta-helix repeat-containing protein gives MEVEEKDITPPSEAYPKPDRTNTGPRTTDLEIWEPGLTKIKEDGAVLEGFSLEGEIWIEADNVVLRDFVIHGDGIYDPIEETGNFYGIKMSGGTNATFEYGEIRRVLSAGILGSGFTARHLYIHDTGGDGIKVSDGNRTLIEACFIEKLGMRDGAHADAVQMRSGGSDAIFRYNHFYIPGEASSHYPGSPYKANTTFMMTDTERYTDILVEYNWLYGGGFTVYGVPGMSLRGNRFGDEAYYHYGVLTGEVDLWEENVWDETGEIIDF, from the coding sequence ATGGAGGTTGAAGAGAAAGACATTACTCCTCCGTCGGAAGCCTACCCGAAACCGGACAGGACAAATACCGGTCCGCGCACCACTGATCTTGAGATCTGGGAGCCTGGCCTTACCAAAATTAAGGAAGACGGTGCGGTTCTCGAGGGCTTTTCCCTTGAGGGTGAGATTTGGATAGAAGCAGACAATGTGGTCCTACGAGATTTTGTAATCCATGGGGATGGCATATATGATCCGATTGAGGAAACCGGTAATTTTTACGGCATTAAAATGTCCGGTGGCACCAATGCTACATTTGAATATGGAGAAATCCGAAGAGTACTGAGTGCCGGGATCCTGGGCAGCGGCTTCACTGCCCGGCACCTCTACATCCATGACACAGGCGGTGATGGAATTAAGGTTTCTGACGGCAATCGAACCTTGATAGAAGCCTGTTTCATTGAAAAACTCGGCATGAGAGATGGAGCCCATGCCGATGCGGTTCAGATGAGAAGCGGCGGATCGGATGCGATATTTCGCTACAACCATTTCTATATTCCCGGTGAAGCATCGAGTCACTATCCTGGAAGTCCCTATAAGGCCAACACCACATTTATGATGACCGACACCGAACGGTACACCGATATTCTGGTGGAATATAACTGGCTTTACGGAGGAGGGTTCACTGTTTATGGAGTCCCGGGGATGTCTTTACGCGGCAACCGTTTCGGTGACGAAGCGTATTATCATTACGGAGTCCTGACCGGAGAAGTGGATCTCTGGGAGGAAAATGTCTGGGATGAAACAGGTGAGATTATCGATTTCTGA
- a CDS encoding diguanylate cyclase — MLRKFRIVISLLILSIVIFTTYNAYDLSTKNNENIYNRLIQDLYQDTTDFTTWLERKKEIVDTARDFVDNFSIDEVIARSTMNPYLNINNDDQNISQIYIGLANGNFITGGEWIPPEDYDPRSRVWYREAVQADETIISDVYIDRETGDRTVTISSPLYMENGFAGVIAADVFMEDISRWLTDEINRKNIYTYLLDGGGTVILHTLRSGIVGSNIYEDDEFYETFFARKQTFLDFFEEVKRSGQSVRMEYIASGKKTLGIIQQIDDSDWYLAVASYENNDIRNFINMNRRTITFNVLSLVVVLILLRLVINIKNELLQKNQLLTLDNQRDFLTGIYNRRYFNLYMEHLWKSPADVTVVSLLMLDIDYFKGYNDTYGHIEGDEVLKSVTRGIENSIRREDVFARYGGEEFTVLLQQVKKEDAEKVADKIITAVREMNVENTASPLGRITLSIGVASIKPGTSMDVREFSNAADQELYKAKEAGRDRGSASNSIGESTALKPVLHDG, encoded by the coding sequence ATGCTGAGAAAATTTCGGATAGTGATCTCGTTGTTGATTCTTTCAATCGTGATCTTCACCACATATAACGCATACGATCTCAGTACGAAGAATAACGAGAATATCTATAACCGTCTGATTCAGGACTTATACCAAGACACTACGGACTTTACCACCTGGCTGGAAAGGAAGAAGGAAATTGTGGATACAGCCCGGGATTTTGTTGATAATTTCAGTATCGATGAGGTGATAGCCCGAAGCACCATGAATCCGTACCTTAATATCAATAATGACGACCAGAACATCTCCCAAATTTACATAGGCCTTGCCAATGGAAATTTCATTACCGGGGGGGAATGGATACCCCCTGAAGATTATGATCCCAGATCCCGGGTCTGGTACAGGGAAGCAGTTCAGGCGGATGAGACGATAATCTCAGATGTCTATATAGACCGGGAAACAGGAGACAGGACTGTAACTATAAGTTCTCCACTGTATATGGAAAACGGCTTCGCTGGGGTAATAGCCGCCGATGTATTCATGGAAGATATCAGCCGCTGGCTTACTGATGAGATAAACCGGAAAAATATATATACATATCTCCTTGATGGCGGAGGAACTGTAATTCTTCATACCCTGCGCTCCGGGATCGTCGGGAGCAATATATACGAGGATGATGAGTTCTATGAAACCTTTTTTGCCAGGAAGCAGACCTTCCTTGATTTTTTCGAAGAGGTGAAGCGCAGCGGTCAGTCAGTTCGGATGGAATATATTGCCAGCGGTAAAAAAACATTGGGTATAATTCAACAGATTGATGATAGCGACTGGTATCTTGCTGTTGCATCATACGAGAATAATGATATACGAAACTTTATTAATATGAACCGTCGTACCATCACTTTCAACGTACTTTCTCTTGTGGTGGTGCTGATTCTCCTCCGGCTTGTTATAAACATCAAAAATGAACTGTTGCAGAAAAATCAGCTCCTCACGCTGGATAACCAACGGGACTTTCTTACGGGCATTTATAATAGAAGGTACTTTAACCTGTACATGGAGCATCTCTGGAAATCCCCTGCTGATGTAACTGTAGTGAGTCTCCTGATGTTGGATATTGATTATTTCAAGGGATATAACGATACCTACGGCCACATTGAAGGAGATGAAGTACTAAAATCCGTTACCCGGGGGATTGAAAACAGTATACGCAGAGAGGATGTGTTCGCCCGTTACGGCGGCGAAGAGTTTACGGTTCTTCTCCAGCAGGTTAAGAAGGAGGACGCTGAAAAGGTTGCAGATAAGATTATTACTGCTGTACGGGAGATGAATGTTGAAAATACTGCGTCACCCCTGGGTCGAATTACCCTCAGTATAGGAGTGGCATCCATTAAACCCGGCACTTCCATGGATGTACGGGAATTCAGCAATGCAGCCGATCAGGAGCTGTATAAAGCGAAGGAAGCCGGCCGGGACAGGGGCTCTGCTTCCAACAGTATTGGCGAGTCCACGGCTTTAAAACCTGTCCTCCATGACGGGTGA
- a CDS encoding alpha/beta hydrolase: MKPYFLLAGALLLILSSCVTDTLPPPPPGQRPEPGLLETLQQAGKEKRGTITHIQDFSMTELETQRDIWIYTPPGYHEQESRYPVIYMHDGQNLFFRDLAFSGEWMVDEVMDGLYALDYFSGAIVVGVGNGGERRVSEYSPYPTDFNGMETLAVEYLRDLVNLVKPWVEENYRVLPGSEYHSLAGSSLGGLISLYAPLVIPGEFKSIIAMSPSIWVADASIIQDLSRQNPGAEDLRVYLDMGTGEGNENVALTRQMAELLRKQGVEDIKLVIDEDAGHNETAWRERLPELLAWLYGFSLE, translated from the coding sequence ATGAAGCCGTACTTTTTGCTTGCAGGTGCACTGCTCCTGATTCTCAGTTCCTGTGTCACCGACACTCTTCCCCCTCCGCCTCCGGGGCAGAGACCTGAACCGGGTTTACTGGAAACACTGCAGCAGGCCGGGAAGGAGAAGCGGGGTACAATTACGCATATCCAGGACTTTTCCATGACTGAACTGGAAACTCAAAGAGATATCTGGATATATACACCCCCGGGCTATCATGAACAGGAATCACGTTACCCGGTGATATACATGCATGACGGACAGAACCTATTTTTTCGGGATCTTGCGTTCAGCGGTGAGTGGATGGTGGATGAGGTGATGGACGGGCTGTACGCCCTGGATTATTTCTCCGGAGCCATTGTGGTGGGCGTTGGCAACGGCGGGGAACGACGGGTTTCCGAATACAGCCCCTATCCGACGGATTTCAACGGAATGGAAACCCTGGCGGTTGAATATCTACGGGATCTGGTAAACCTGGTGAAGCCCTGGGTTGAAGAGAATTACCGTGTTCTTCCGGGCAGTGAATACCACAGCCTGGCCGGAAGCAGTCTCGGAGGTCTGATCTCCCTCTATGCCCCGTTGGTGATACCCGGTGAGTTCAAGAGTATTATCGCCATGAGCCCGTCCATCTGGGTTGCCGATGCATCAATTATTCAGGATTTGTCGAGGCAGAATCCCGGGGCTGAAGACCTTCGAGTGTATCTGGATATGGGAACCGGCGAAGGGAATGAAAATGTTGCGTTAACCCGGCAAATGGCTGAGCTCCTCCGGAAACAGGGTGTTGAGGATATCAAGCTTGTCATAGATGAAGATGCCGGACACAATGAAACGGCTTGGAGAGAACGGCTGCCGGAGCTTCTGGCCTGGTTGTACGGTTTTTCCCTGGAATAG